The nucleotide window TGAGCCGTCCGACAGCTATGTCGCACCCACGCCGCAGAAAAAGATCACGCCGGTGCTCGCTGAGCCTGTCGTCGTCGCTGTCCAACCGCCGGTGCGTGAGGTGGTAAAGGAGCCCGTCAGCGAACCTGAGTTCCGCGAGGAGCCCGCGCTCAAGCCCGTCGAGCGGCCGGTTGAGAAGCCGGTGGAAAAACCTCGTCAGGCTGCGCCTGTTTCCAAGCCTGTCGCTCCGGCATCCTTGTTTGACGATCGTCCGTTCGCGGAGTCGATCCCGGTCGTGCAGCGCAAGGCGGAGGTGGTGGAGACGGTGAAACCGAAGCCCGCGCCCGAACCCGAGCCGGTGGCCGTGGAACCGGTCCGTCCGGAACCCGTGCTGGCTGAACCCGAAGTCGAGGAGGAAGGACCCGCACCCACGCCTGTGGCGGAAGAGCCGGCATTGGTGCCGCCGCCGCTTCCGGCAAAGCGGGTTCCAGACGATTTCGAGGATGACGAACACGACAATCCGTTCACGTTCGCTCATCATCATGAGCCTTTGGATTTGGAGGAAGTGGAACCGGATTGGCTGGATGATGAAGCCACCTTTCCCGAGCCCGCCGCGGCCAAGGTCGACGAATCCGAGCTTGAGTCCGAGTTCGAGGAAGAGGAATTCCCGAAGCTGACTCCGCCGGAACCGCTCAAGCTGCGCGCGAAGGCCCCGGCCGGCCAAGGCGAGCTTTCCTTCGAAGGTGGTCCGCGCGGACGTTTCGAAGGGGAATCTCCGAACGTCTTTGATGGCGAGGATTTGGATATCCCGCCGTTCCTCCGGAAGAAACGTTGAAATGGCCCGCCTGCAGGCATCCATCCATCCGGGCCGGTTGACCGGATGGGAAACAGGTGATGACCGCTGGTTTGGACGTGCTTGGATGCGATTGTGTGGTATATCGGGCCATCATGCGTACGATTCTATTGTGTCTGATCGCGGGATTTTCCCTCGCTTCTCTCCACGCCGATCAGACGGGCGCGGAAGCCACCAAGAAACCCGTCTCCGCCGCGATTGTGGACGTGCGGAAACTGCCGGATTGGAGTGGAGATCCCATTGGCAATGTAGAGGTCACCTATGAGGACAAGAGCAAGGACCACTGGACGAAGCTGGCCACGGCGATGATGCCGAAGGTTGCCGCCGATGGTGTGGTGGGGTGGGGTGACTGCGGGAAGAAGGGCACCAACGAACTCCTCACCAATGATCGCGGTACGCCGGTTGGCTCGCGTCTGGTTCTCTGCGATCATGGCAAGGTGACGGTGCGCATCTCATCGGCCATGGCGTTCATTGAAGAATGGGCATTCGAGGCGGATGGAAAGCATGTGGTGGTCAAGTCACGGGCCGCACATGGTCCCGCGACAGTGCAACGCTTTCTCCGTGCCGATGGCTCGGCGGTCGGGGAAGTAAAGGCCTTCGAGGAAAAGATGCCGGAGTGGGCGAAGCCGTACAAGGAGTAAGATGGGCCGGGAGTCGGGGATTTTGCTATTTTTTGGATTGGTCAGTACATCGGTTGGCCTGTGGTTGCTCGTGACCGGATTGAAAAGCGTGTGGACGCTCCGGCGCGCCCGGTTCTGGCCGAAGGCGGCGGGCCGGATCGTCCGGGCCCGGCTCTCGAAGTATGAAGACGCGGATGGAGACATCTATGGTTATACCCTTGAGTACGTATATCAGGTTGACGGACATGGTTACACGGGCACGGAGATCTTCCCGGGTAGTTCCCGCACGCGTCATTCGCGGATGAACGAGTATGCGGGGCGGTTTCCGGAAGACGCCGGGGTGACGGTTCATTACGATCCCGCGAACCCGGCCTTTTGCCTGCTGGAAACTCACCCGTGGATCCTTTCCAACGTATGCTTGGTGATTGCGGGAGGCTTCTGCTCGTTTCTTGGCATCGCCATGTTGGTGGCGGTGCCGTTGTGGAATTCTGTTTCGCCGTGTGGTTGTGATTCCTCGGGTGACCGGGTGGCTCGGGCGTGCTGGAGAATCTGACATTTTTCACGTGAGAGGACAGCGGACTTGGCGTAGAGATCGGGAATGCGTCTGATACGTTTCGGTGAGCCGGGCCGCGAGGAGCCGGGGGTTTTGTTGCCGGATGGGCGGCGGGTTGATGCCAGCGGCGAGTTCAATGACTACGACGAAGGTTTCTTTGCGTTGGGCGGCCTCGAATCCCTTGCCGAATGGGTGAAGGACGGCTGTCCCGGTGGCGTGGAAGTTCCTCCCGAGGTTCGCCTCGGTCCTCCCATCAACCGCCCCTCGAAGATCGTCTGCGTCGGCAAGAACTATCTCGATCACGCCAAGGAGTTCGGCGAAGGTATTCCCACCGAGCCGATCCTGTTCATGAAGGCCACCACCTGCTGGGCCGGTCCGAATGACGATGTCGTGCGGCCCCACGGTTCCGAGAAGCTCGACTACGAGGTGGAGCTCGCCGTCGTCATCGGAAATACGGCGTCCTACGTGGATG belongs to Luteolibacter ambystomatis and includes:
- a CDS encoding DUF3592 domain-containing protein, which encodes MTGLKSVWTLRRARFWPKAAGRIVRARLSKYEDADGDIYGYTLEYVYQVDGHGYTGTEIFPGSSRTRHSRMNEYAGRFPEDAGVTVHYDPANPAFCLLETHPWILSNVCLVIAGGFCSFLGIAMLVAVPLWNSVSPCGCDSSGDRVARACWRI
- a CDS encoding fumarylacetoacetate hydrolase family protein, with protein sequence MRLIRFGEPGREEPGVLLPDGRRVDASGEFNDYDEGFFALGGLESLAEWVKDGCPGGVEVPPEVRLGPPINRPSKIVCVGKNYLDHAKEFGEGIPTEPILFMKATTCWAGPNDDVVRPHGSEKLDYEVELAVVIGNTASYVDEIAALDCIAGYSVFCDYSERAFQKEMGGQWMKGKSADTFGPMGPCLVTPDEVADPHGLRLWCKVNTEIRQNGWTGDMMFRVPFLISYISRFMTLLPGDVIATGTPSGVAMGMEIPRYLVPGDAVECGIEGLGELKQRVVALA